Genomic segment of Mucilaginibacter sabulilitoris:
AAGCGCAGAACAGCCAACGGAAAGAGGACTTTACCAACTTCCTGCCGGGCGTAAGCACAAAGGCAATGACAGCGATGAATGAAAAGCTGAACAACATGCCGATACTGCGCATACCAGGCATCGAAGTCGAGGCAGTTGCCAAAGCCATAAATCCTGTCCTGCAAGGTTGGATTAACTACTATGGCAAGTTCTATGCGACAAGGTTGAGAGACTTTATGCGCACGATAAATGCCAAAATAGCCAACTGGGCAATACGGAAATACAAAAAGCTTAGAACCAGCGTCACCAGAGGAATGAAATGGGTAAGCAGCCTTTACAGGCGTAAACCCAACTTGTTCGCACACTGGGCATTCGGTGCTAAGCCATTAATGGAACTACGATAATGGGAGCCGTATGCGCGGAGACGTGCACGTACGGTTCTGATAGAATCTCAGGCTGCAATGCCTGGGTTTACTAACTAATCAAATCAACTGCCGCTCCGTACCCTTATTGGCATTGGAGCGGCAGATTGTAAGATTTTGCCACAAAGCCTTCTAATTGAAGGCTTTTTTTGTTGACTCTTTTTGCCCTCAGGTTGTCCTTGCTGACGCCGCGAAGCCTTCTTTACCCTATTTATTCCCTCAGTTTCAGCGGCAAACCTTTTAGTTGTATAAACTGCATTTTATTGTTTCAGAATCCCTTTCTGATGAAAATATATAAATTAGCTATGTGTTAAAAAAAATCCCCTAACTATGAAAGTGTTGCTGTCGGTGTTCTTTTTTATAATAGTATCCTGTAATGCAAAATGTAAAGAATATACTGATAGTCTTTTAAGGGTTTTAAAATCCGAGATCCTAAAAAAAAAAATCTACGATGGTGAAAAAGACCGCCATATCAAAAAATTAAAGGAAACCCTGGCTTCGGTTCCCAAATCCGATTTTTACACCCAATATGCCATTTGCGATAAGCTGTACCAGGAGTATAAGGATTTCATATTTGATTCGGCCCATGTATATACTGAAAAGCTGCTGGCCTTAAGCCGTAAGATGAACGATTTGCCTAAGCTGTATGAAAGCAAAATAAAGCTGGGTACAATTCAATCGTCATGGGGCATGTTTAAGGAAACTTTTGAATGTCTTAGTCAGATTGACGTAAACCAGGCACCTGATAGCGTCAAATTAAGATACTATGAATTAAAATCAAAAGCTTATACCCGGCAGGCTCTGTATAATACCGATGAATTTTATTCCCCTTCTAACCGCGCCGAATCTATAAAAGCCTTAACCGCGGCCATACGCCTAAGTAAGCCAGGATCGTATGAAAAATATAGGCATTTAGCCGAGCTGTGCACGATATACGGGCAAAATGATAAGGCCACCGCTTATTGTGTTAAATTATTGAACAGCAATTTACCAACCTATCATGAACGTGCCATGATAGCACATGATTTAAGCAATTTAACTACCGGGCCCCAAAAAATACGACTAATTACACTTGCTGCCATTTATGATATCCGCTCGTCAACCAAAGAGACGTTGGCCATTTTTACACTTGGAAAAATATTAATGGATGAGGGCAAAATTGAAGATGCTGAAATCCTTTTACAGGAAGCGCTGGATCAGGCCAATATTTATGGCAACAAGATGCATAAGATAGAAATTGTGGCCATTTTAACCACGCTATCGGCTCAAAAGCTCATCAATTCTGAAAATAAAAAAAATGAAATATTAACCTATCTCATAACTATCTTAAGCATCGCCATAGCGGGCGTTGTATTTATTTCGGTAGTTGTATATACCAGGTTAAAAAGAGTAAAACGCCGTGAAGCCATCGTGAGCGAAAAGAACCAGCATTTAGATGGTTTAAATAAAAAACTTTCAGAAGATGCCCAGATCAAGGAAGAATACATTGGTTATTTTTTTGACGTTATTTCCGGTTATATTCTCAAACTCGAAAAAATAAAAAGAAATACCGAACGTAAGATCAAAATTCAGAATTATGAGGAGTTATTGCATTTAGCCAATCAAATCGACATTAAACAAGAGCGTCATATTTTGTTTCATACGTTCGATAATATATTCCTTAAGCTGTTCCCTAATTTTATTACCTCCTTTAACGCTTTGCTAAAGCCCGAAGATCAGATATGGCCAAAGGATAATGAGATTTTAAACACTAACCTGCGCATATTTGCCCTCATGCGGTTAGGTATTAAGGATACACAAACAATAGCCAATATACTGCAGAGTGCCGTAAGCACTATTTACACTTACAAAACCCGAATTAAATCAAAGGCGCTTGTACATGGCGATGATTTTGAAAACAAGATCATGGAGATCAATTTTGTCGACATCGAAAGCGTCCATTCTTAAGCAGGTTCGCCGGTTCGTTTGTGATATTTAAGGGTTAATCTAAGGGTTAATTTTAATGCTTTTATCTTCAAATAGCTTAAACTTTAGTTAGATTTTTTATTAATTAATTTGGTTTAATTTACTGATAATGAATTTTTTATACAAAAAAGCGTTTTGATTTTTTATAAGCGTCGGTAAAACAGGTATTTATTGTACTTCCCTATATACAACTTTGTATGTTATCCAATCATTACGGTTAACCTAAGTTATTAACCGCCTACCGGTGATCGGATACCCTTATAAACCAATAATAGTTTTTTTTCGGAAAATGTAGTTACGTATGTAAAATACAGTAAGCAGGCTGCCGCTGCTTAAGAATTTTACCTGTACCATAAATATCATTCCGAAACAGCATAGGTCGATAACCAAATTGATAGGAATGTCGTTTGTGACGCTCCTAAAACGATTTTATAAACCAATTTTTAACCTAACAATCATGCCAATGAAGAAAAAATCAAGCAAAATCATCACTGAAATTTCAATCAATCTTTTTTAGCATCTAATTAAAAACCAATTATGAAAAAAAAATTACGAACAGCAATTTCGATTTTCAAAAAGCCTCCGTTTTACATAGTCGCTATGATGATGTTATTCCTCTCAAACACCGGTATTGCCCGTGGTTTGAGGAACGTTGCGCCCGGTAAACTATCGCCTGCTGCAAAAATAGATAAGCCCTCAAATGCCATAACTGTAAAAGGAGCGGTTACAGACGGGGCGACAGGTGAAAAATTAACGGGTGTTTCTGTTGGAGTAAAGGGAAAACAATCCGGAACGCTGACCGACGTAAATGGAAATTTCTCTATTAATGTTGAAGGAACTGAAACGTTGGTGTTTTCATACATCGGGTATGAGTCTGTAGAAGTGCCCGTCGGCGGAAAAACAACCATCAATGTTAAACTAACCTCAACCAACAAAAGCTTAAACGAAGTAGTGGTGATAGGTTACGGAACGGCAAAAAAGGTTTCGCTAACCGGCGCTGTTGACAGGGTATCGGGTTCCCAGGCAGTGGAAGGCCGCCCTGTTACCGGTGCTATACAGGCGCTGCAGGGTGAGTCCCCCAACCTGGTTATCCAGCAAAAAGGCTGGAGCCCCTCGGGTGGCGGGTCATATAACATCAACATCAGGGGTACCGGAACTACAGGTAATAATGATCCGCTGATTGTTATTGACGGAATTATTGGTGGCGATATGAACACATTGAACCCCAATGATATTGATAATATTTCCGTTTTAAAAGATGCAGGTTCGGCTGCTATTTATGGCTCGCGCTCTGCCAATGGTGTAATATTGGTTACTACCAAAAAGGGAAAGCTTGGCACTAAGCCCAGCATTACTTACAATGGTATATATGGTACGCAGGTTCCCCACTTTACCTTTCATCCGTTAGGTGCATATGAAAACGCGCTTGATAAAAACATGTCGCTGGCCAATTCGGGCAAACCACCGCAATACTCAGATCAGCAATTGGCAGATATTAAAACTAAAGGCGACGGCGACTGGCGATTGGAAACCATTATGCACAACGCGCCGCAAACTAATCAGAACTTAACCATAAGTGGCGGATCACCAACCAGCACTTACCTCATGTCCTTTGGCTATTTTGATCAGCGTAATTATTTAGAGAAGAGCCTTATTAATGGTACTTATGGGCTAAGACGGTTTAACTTTCGTTTAAACCAGACAGCTACACTTGGCAATTTCAGCACCGGATGGAATTTAACCTACGCGAAGATCCAATATAACGAACCATTCAATGATGTAGTTGGCGATGCGCTCCGCGCCCCGTTAACCGATAGTTTTCAGGACGCCCAAGGCCGTTATATTACCGGGTTTGTAACATCCAACCCATTGGACCTTTTACGTAATGGTGGTTTTATGTTTACTAATAACGATGAGATTAACGGTAGTTTTAATATGGCTTATGCCATCACGCCCGCTTTTAAAATCAGGGCTGTATTTGGTGGTACAGTAAAAGCAAATACGCAATTACAAAGGCAGGTTGAATTAGATTATTATCCTACGGGACAATCTAATCAGGGCCGACAAACCGCTAACTATAACACCAAATCGCTTGCTACCAATACCAACTTAATTGCTGAGTACACTAAAACCTTTGGTAAACATTCTTTAAATGTTTTGGTAGGTGTGGCTAATGAATCGTATACATCTGAAGGAAACGGTGTACGCAAATCATTAACTGATTCGCTTTTAGGTATTCCGACCACCGGTACTATAATAGATCCGGGTACTCCTAACAATGGTTCATACAACTCCCTCAGTAACACCATTGAAACCAGCCTTAACTCTTACTTCGGTCGCGTTTCATACTCATATGCAAACAAGTACTTTTTAGACGGTACATTCAGGGGTGATGCCTCTTCAAACTTTCCTAAGAACAAACGCTGGGGATATTTTCCGTCAATAGGCGGTTCCTGGCGTTTAAGCGAAGAAGATTTCATGAGCAACTATAAAGAAAAAGTAGGCGATTTGCGGGTGCGGGCAAACTATGGTGTATTAGGAAATCAAAACGTTAGCGCTTATCAGTTTACGTCGTCATTTAATACCAATGCTAATGTTTACGCTTTTAATAATACTGCAACGGCAGGCGCTACACGTAACCTGGCCAACGTTGATCTTACCTGGGAAAAGGCTGCAACACTTGATATAGGTGCCGACGCTACGTTCTTTAACGGCCAGCTAACAGTAGGTGCAGATTATTTTAATAAAATAACGAGAGATATCCTCGCCCCCCGGCAGGACGTTCCAACGCTCTTCGGATCAGGGTTCCCCTCATACAATGTTTCTAAAGTGCAGGATAGGGGGTGGGAGTTGAAAATAACCTATGCAACCAGGGGCACGTTTGCTCAAAACTTCTCATTCAGTATTTCAGATGCCAAGAGCAAATTACTGGCATTTAGTTATGGGCAAACAGAAAATGTATTCCAGAGAGAAGAATTTGAATTTGTTCGCAGGGTAGGCTATCCTATTACCGTTTACCAGGGTTATAAAACCGCTGGCCTGTATCAATCGCAGGCAGAGGTTGACAGCTACCCCAGGTTCGCGAATTATACCACAGGTCTGGCTCCGGGCGACTGGAAATTTGTTGACAAAAACGGCGACGGAAAAATTGACGCGCAGGACAAGTTTATTTTAGGCGACCCCTTTCCGAGATATACGTTTGGGTTTAATTACAACGCCTCTTATAAAGGTTTCGACCTCACCATATTTATACAGGGTGTGCTGAAAAGGAGCGCGTTGATAAGGGGCGAATTAATTGAGCCGTATCACTTCAGCAATTATGGAGGCACGATATACGATAGCAACAGTGATTTCTGGACACCACAAAATACCAATGCCAAATATCCCCGCTTAGCCGAAAACGGCACAGTGGCCAACAACAATGATTACCGTACCGGCTCTGACATGTATCTATTTAATGCCGCCTACGGAAGGCTTAAAAATGTACAGATAGGGTATTCTTTACCGGCCGGTTTTTTATCTAAAATAAGTGTAAAAAAGGCAAGGGTATATTTTACGGCTCAGAATATACTCACCGTATCACCATTGAAATTTACCGATCCTGAAGGGACTGAGTTCGGTAATAACCTGGATAATACCGTAGGCGCAAACAGCCCGCGCGGATATCCGGTGCCTGTTTTCTATGGTATGGGTTTAGACATGACTTTTTAACAATTAAAATTAAATGATTATGCGTTTAAGACATTTTAATAAAACAAAACTCATCATACTCCTTGCGGTTGCTATGGTCGGCTGTAAAAAGATCGATCTCACGCCCAAAGACAGGTATACCGATGATAACTTTTGGCAGGTAAATGCCAATGCATTTAATGCGCTGGCCACTTGTTATAGCCAGCAAATTAGTGGCGGGCAGCCGGGCTCAAGCAGCGCAGCGCAAGCCTACTTTTATAACGAAGCGCTTTCTGATAATGCGTTTTGCCCGCTTGATGTTAACGTTGGTACGCCAACTCAGATATCAAGCGGGAGCGACGCAAATTTTAACCCTGGTATAAACAGGGTGAAATATGAATGGGGCAGTTATTACACCAATATCAGGTCGTGCAACCTGTTTTTGGAAAACATAGATAAGAATACCACACTGGGCGCTCCACTTATTGAAAGAATGAAAGGCGAAGCAAGGTACCTGCGGGCGCATGCGCTTTTCAGGTTAACAAACTTTTTTGGCGATGTGCCGCTGATTACCAAAGTTCAAACCCCTGAGGAAGCAAAAGTGGTTGCAAAAACGCCTAAAGCCGATGTGGTAAAATTTATACTAAGTGAACTGGATGCCGCCGCCGCTGTTTTACCAAAAAGAGAGGACCTGGCAGCTACAGATCGCGGGCGTATAACAAAGGGAGCGGCGAAGGCCATGAAGGCGAGGGTATTACTATATAATAACCAATGGGCCGAATGCGCAACTGTTTGCGAGGATTTGATGAATAACCAGGCCGAGAATGGCACTTATACTTTACAGACATCCTTTCCTGATATTTTCTCCGCCACTAATAAGTATAATTCTGAAGTTATAGCCGATCTGGGGTATCAGCAACCCGACCGCACCTGGACCGATTGGTCAGATTTTGGGCCTTTTTATACCGGATCCGGCGCTACAGCGGCAAGTAACAGCAACCTGGTGCCAACCCAGGACCTGGTAGAAAGTTACCTAACGCTGGATGGTAAAAACATATTTGAACAGGGTTCTGGCTATGACGAAAATAATGCGCCTTATGCAAATCGCGATCCCCGTTTAGGTTATACCGTTGTTTATGATAAATATAAATGGGTAAATAACTTAGGCAATTCGCAGACAATCTATATTAAACCCGGAACTGCGCCGGATGCCACTAACAAAAAGAATGAAGCTGGTCCCACCGGTACAACCTCTGGATACTATTGGAGAAAATATTTTGACCCAACAGCCCCATCCGGTACTTTTAATTATGGCGAAAACATAATTATACAACGATGGGCCGAGGTTTTACTGATGGAGGCCGAAGCGAAAACAATGCTGGGGCAAATGGATGCAGCCGTTTGGGATAAAACAATAAAGCCATTACGAGTAAGGGCGGGCTTTGTTAATACTTTAGCATTAACTTATCCCGGTAATACCACCATGAAGATGATTGACCAGGTCAGAAACGAAAGAAGGTGCGAACTGGCCTTTGAATCGTTACGTTATGATGATATCAAGAGGTGGAAAATAGCCGAGGTTGTGCTGAACCATCCGCCGGGTAATGAGGTGCGCGGTGCCAAGTTTGCCTCAAATAATACCGCCTTCCTGAAATTAGTGGTAAGAACATTCAATCCGGCTAAACACTATCTGTGGCCCATCCCAACAGAAAGTATACAAACTGACCCGAGCCTTACTCAAAATCCGGGATGGTGAAGTGTTTATCGTTTCAGTTGAAAAAATAACACACTGTTAAAATTAAAAATAAGGTAAGAGGTCGACCCCGGACCGCTTACCTTATTTGAAAAATAAAATGCAACCGAGGCATTTTATTTTTCCATTTTATTAAGTAACTACATATATTAAACCCAACACAACTACAATCAGCTATCATGAAAAAGAATTTTGTATTAATCGTTTTCCTTTTGTTTGCCATAACCCGCACACAAGCACAAAACGCGCCAGTTAACTACGTAAACCCGTTATTAGGTACTGCAACGCTATGGGATGCTAAAGACGCCGGATATGTACCAACCAGAAGGGTATGGGGAGCGGAGGTATTTCCCGGGTCATCTGTTCCAAATGCCATGGTTCAGTTAACGCCGGTCACTCAATTTCATAGTGGGTCTGGGTATCAATATGAAGATAAGGTTATTTATGGGTTTAGCCATACAAGTAAAGGTCACTGGAATTTATGTTATATCCCCTTACTACCCGCAACCGGTACTATAGCGGCCGATGATTATAAATCGGAATTTAGCCACACAAAGGAATCGGCACATCCGGGTTATTACCAGGTTTACCTGGAGCGTTATGGCGTTAATGCCGAACTGACTTCAACATTACGGTGTGCATTTCATAAATATACCTTTAAGGCAGGGGAACATAAAAAAATAATTGCGGATCTTTCCATGTCAAATGAGCGGGTTAGGAGCTGGAACATTGTTCAAGAAGGCGATAATGTTTTTACAGGTTTTCAGCAAGCGGGGGAAAAAATGTATTTCTACGCGGTTACCAACCATAAGATAAAAAGTATCGATTCGGTAAAAAGCGAACCAAAAAGGGGGGAGCCAAAAACAGTACCTGTAGTAAGTTTTGAGGACGCTGATAAACCGCTGGAAATGAAGATAGGTTTTTCATTTGTAAGCATAAAAAACGCAAAGGAAAACTTAGAGAAGGAGATGCTGAATAAAAGCTTTGACCAGGTGCGGAAAGAAGCTACAGATACCTGGAATGACCTGCTTTCCAAAATCACTGTTACCGGTGGTACCGAGCGTCAAAAGGGATTGTTCTATTCATGTCTGTACCGGTCGTTTCTGTGGCCAGCTTTGCGTAGCGACATAAACGGTGATTTTACCGACATAGGTGGTAAAGTTGTAAATAAGGGGTTCAATTACTATACTGAGCCATCTTTATGGGACGACTATCGCAATAAACTGGTGCTGTTGGGCCTGCTTTCGCCCAAGGTAACCAACGACGTGATCAAATCATTGATAGATAAGGGAGAAATAAAAGGGTTTATGCCAACCTTTTTCCATGGCGATCATGCATCGGCTTTTATCGCCGGATCATATTTAAGGGGATTAAGGGATTATGATGTGAAAAAGGCCTATAACCTCCTTTTAAAGAATGCGACCGTTGAGGGAGGAACCCGGCCATATATAACCGAGTTTAATACCAAAGGCTACATAGCAGAGCTTGATGTTGAAAATCCGGTAACCAACACCGTTACCAAAGCCGCTGTTACCAAAACATTAGAATATGCTTATGACGATTACGCGGTGGCCTTACTCGCTAAAGAACTAAAAGATACGGCCAATTATCGCATGCTCATGAGCAAAACCGGTAATTACAAAAACGTATTTGATAGCGCTACTGGTTTTATGCGCGGGCGACTGGCCGATGGCACCTGGGTGAAAAATTTCAAACCGGATTATCCTTACTTTGAGTATATGTACCGCGAAGCCAATGCGTGGCAGTCAACTTTTTTTGCACCGCATGATCCTAATGGCCTGGTTGGACTTTTTCCGAGCAAAGCTGCTTTTGAGCAAAAGCTTGATTCGCTTTTTACTGTGCCATGGAAAGGATATGAAGCCGAAAATATATCAGGCTTTATTGGTCAGTACTGCCAGGGAAACCAGCCCGATCATAGCACGCCGTTTATGTATTATTTTATTAACAGGCAAGAAAAATCGCAGGTTATACTGGATAGCATCATGAACCATTTTTATGGTATGGGTAAAGAGAAGCTGGCTTATGCCGGTATGGACGATGCCGGTGAAATGTCGTCATGGTATGTATTCAATGCCATGGGCTTTTATCCGTTTTCACCTGCCGATCCTAAGTATATTGTTTCGGTGCCGATTTTCGATAAGATAGAATTTAAATTTGGGGGTACAAACAAGGGCTTTGCAATTATAAAAAAGAACTCAGGTAAAAAAATCAATGATATAAATTATGGCGGCCAGAAAGTGAATGGTTATTTTATTGACGATGCCGAACTGAAAAAAGGCAAAACATTGGTAATAACTACCAGCAAATGATCAAAGAAACCGGCTACCTGAATAAGGAGCCGGTTTCTTTCATTTGTACAATTATTATTTTCGGCTACTACTGCTGCCGATGAGCATATCTCTTACAAAACTCTCTTATTATTTTCATTTAATCCATAAGCCTTTATTGACCCATATGGCCTTTATTTTCAGTGAGCATATCAGGGTAGATATTTGTGATATTATGTGCATATTCATTGGGATTTTTAATAAATAATAGCGTTATATTTCTGTATATTAACACTTTACACAATTGAGTATACAATCCTCCGTTGCCTGTTTTTTCAGCTTTACTAAGTATGATCTTTGTTTGTAAATATTAAAAAATATTAAAACCAATTAAAACAGGCCGTTATGAAAAATTTAAATACCATCGCATTCAGGCTGGTCATATTTGCCGTCATTGCCTTTAGTTTTTCCTGCAAAAAACTTGAGGAATCTCCACAACCACAAAGTTCAAAAAGTTTGACAGGTACTAATAGTACTTTATATACTCCGGAAACCATTTTTACGGCACAGCAACACGTGTTCACGGATATTCATATCTGTTATGATGATAAGGTGTTCCTGCTGGAGAATGGAAAACTGAAACGATTAGTAGGTAACGCGCTGGTTGATGTTGCATTGCCCAGTTCGGTTTACACCAATTTTCATCCGACACATCTTGCTATATCAAAAGACTTTACTTTTTATCTGCGGGCAACAACGGGCATTAAAATTATCAAAGGCGGGCAGGTTATAAAGGAATACAAGGTAGGGCAGGCTCCTTTACAAGACTATACTACGGAAACCTTTGGTGATTTTAACGTTGCTGTAGACGAAACAGATCAGTCATTGATTGTTGGCGTACCAAGGCTTTTTAATCCCGGTTTGGTATCAACATTAAAGATTACCAAGAGTGGTCAGGCCAGTTTGCTTTCACAAAGTGACGGAGAAACTAAAGGGGGCTTTTTTACCGCTTTTGATGTAGGTGGTAATCCGGGGCAGCTTTGGTTTACAGGCTTATCGTCTTTTAATGACAATTTTTATTCTCAGCTTTATGTTTATAAGCTGACCAGCCCCCCATTTAATTATACGCTGCAACACACTTATGGTGTGGATTTAGGCAATCACTCACCCTTTCCGCTCGAGGGCGCTCTGGATACTGTTGGTTTTCTTATAATGGCCGACATTAAAATTTCAAAGGATGCTAAAACCATATATTTAAAAAATGGTGAGTATGAAAGTGATACAACGGCGAATGTAGGGAGCGTATTCCGGATTCGTGATAATATGGTTACCGAGATAGCTGAAA
This window contains:
- a CDS encoding DUF6377 domain-containing protein is translated as MKVLLSVFFFIIVSCNAKCKEYTDSLLRVLKSEILKKKIYDGEKDRHIKKLKETLASVPKSDFYTQYAICDKLYQEYKDFIFDSAHVYTEKLLALSRKMNDLPKLYESKIKLGTIQSSWGMFKETFECLSQIDVNQAPDSVKLRYYELKSKAYTRQALYNTDEFYSPSNRAESIKALTAAIRLSKPGSYEKYRHLAELCTIYGQNDKATAYCVKLLNSNLPTYHERAMIAHDLSNLTTGPQKIRLITLAAIYDIRSSTKETLAIFTLGKILMDEGKIEDAEILLQEALDQANIYGNKMHKIEIVAILTTLSAQKLINSENKKNEILTYLITILSIAIAGVVFISVVVYTRLKRVKRREAIVSEKNQHLDGLNKKLSEDAQIKEEYIGYFFDVISGYILKLEKIKRNTERKIKIQNYEELLHLANQIDIKQERHILFHTFDNIFLKLFPNFITSFNALLKPEDQIWPKDNEILNTNLRIFALMRLGIKDTQTIANILQSAVSTIYTYKTRIKSKALVHGDDFENKIMEINFVDIESVHS
- a CDS encoding SusC/RagA family TonB-linked outer membrane protein; the protein is MKKKLRTAISIFKKPPFYIVAMMMLFLSNTGIARGLRNVAPGKLSPAAKIDKPSNAITVKGAVTDGATGEKLTGVSVGVKGKQSGTLTDVNGNFSINVEGTETLVFSYIGYESVEVPVGGKTTINVKLTSTNKSLNEVVVIGYGTAKKVSLTGAVDRVSGSQAVEGRPVTGAIQALQGESPNLVIQQKGWSPSGGGSYNINIRGTGTTGNNDPLIVIDGIIGGDMNTLNPNDIDNISVLKDAGSAAIYGSRSANGVILVTTKKGKLGTKPSITYNGIYGTQVPHFTFHPLGAYENALDKNMSLANSGKPPQYSDQQLADIKTKGDGDWRLETIMHNAPQTNQNLTISGGSPTSTYLMSFGYFDQRNYLEKSLINGTYGLRRFNFRLNQTATLGNFSTGWNLTYAKIQYNEPFNDVVGDALRAPLTDSFQDAQGRYITGFVTSNPLDLLRNGGFMFTNNDEINGSFNMAYAITPAFKIRAVFGGTVKANTQLQRQVELDYYPTGQSNQGRQTANYNTKSLATNTNLIAEYTKTFGKHSLNVLVGVANESYTSEGNGVRKSLTDSLLGIPTTGTIIDPGTPNNGSYNSLSNTIETSLNSYFGRVSYSYANKYFLDGTFRGDASSNFPKNKRWGYFPSIGGSWRLSEEDFMSNYKEKVGDLRVRANYGVLGNQNVSAYQFTSSFNTNANVYAFNNTATAGATRNLANVDLTWEKAATLDIGADATFFNGQLTVGADYFNKITRDILAPRQDVPTLFGSGFPSYNVSKVQDRGWELKITYATRGTFAQNFSFSISDAKSKLLAFSYGQTENVFQREEFEFVRRVGYPITVYQGYKTAGLYQSQAEVDSYPRFANYTTGLAPGDWKFVDKNGDGKIDAQDKFILGDPFPRYTFGFNYNASYKGFDLTIFIQGVLKRSALIRGELIEPYHFSNYGGTIYDSNSDFWTPQNTNAKYPRLAENGTVANNNDYRTGSDMYLFNAAYGRLKNVQIGYSLPAGFLSKISVKKARVYFTAQNILTVSPLKFTDPEGTEFGNNLDNTVGANSPRGYPVPVFYGMGLDMTF
- a CDS encoding RagB/SusD family nutrient uptake outer membrane protein; this translates as MRLRHFNKTKLIILLAVAMVGCKKIDLTPKDRYTDDNFWQVNANAFNALATCYSQQISGGQPGSSSAAQAYFYNEALSDNAFCPLDVNVGTPTQISSGSDANFNPGINRVKYEWGSYYTNIRSCNLFLENIDKNTTLGAPLIERMKGEARYLRAHALFRLTNFFGDVPLITKVQTPEEAKVVAKTPKADVVKFILSELDAAAAVLPKREDLAATDRGRITKGAAKAMKARVLLYNNQWAECATVCEDLMNNQAENGTYTLQTSFPDIFSATNKYNSEVIADLGYQQPDRTWTDWSDFGPFYTGSGATAASNSNLVPTQDLVESYLTLDGKNIFEQGSGYDENNAPYANRDPRLGYTVVYDKYKWVNNLGNSQTIYIKPGTAPDATNKKNEAGPTGTTSGYYWRKYFDPTAPSGTFNYGENIIIQRWAEVLLMEAEAKTMLGQMDAAVWDKTIKPLRVRAGFVNTLALTYPGNTTMKMIDQVRNERRCELAFESLRYDDIKRWKIAEVVLNHPPGNEVRGAKFASNNTAFLKLVVRTFNPAKHYLWPIPTESIQTDPSLTQNPGW
- a CDS encoding GH92 family glycosyl hydrolase, giving the protein MKKNFVLIVFLLFAITRTQAQNAPVNYVNPLLGTATLWDAKDAGYVPTRRVWGAEVFPGSSVPNAMVQLTPVTQFHSGSGYQYEDKVIYGFSHTSKGHWNLCYIPLLPATGTIAADDYKSEFSHTKESAHPGYYQVYLERYGVNAELTSTLRCAFHKYTFKAGEHKKIIADLSMSNERVRSWNIVQEGDNVFTGFQQAGEKMYFYAVTNHKIKSIDSVKSEPKRGEPKTVPVVSFEDADKPLEMKIGFSFVSIKNAKENLEKEMLNKSFDQVRKEATDTWNDLLSKITVTGGTERQKGLFYSCLYRSFLWPALRSDINGDFTDIGGKVVNKGFNYYTEPSLWDDYRNKLVLLGLLSPKVTNDVIKSLIDKGEIKGFMPTFFHGDHASAFIAGSYLRGLRDYDVKKAYNLLLKNATVEGGTRPYITEFNTKGYIAELDVENPVTNTVTKAAVTKTLEYAYDDYAVALLAKELKDTANYRMLMSKTGNYKNVFDSATGFMRGRLADGTWVKNFKPDYPYFEYMYREANAWQSTFFAPHDPNGLVGLFPSKAAFEQKLDSLFTVPWKGYEAENISGFIGQYCQGNQPDHSTPFMYYFINRQEKSQVILDSIMNHFYGMGKEKLAYAGMDDAGEMSSWYVFNAMGFYPFSPADPKYIVSVPIFDKIEFKFGGTNKGFAIIKKNSGKKINDINYGGQKVNGYFIDDAELKKGKTLVITTSK